The Lachnospiraceae bacterium oral taxon 500 genome window below encodes:
- the scpB gene encoding SMC-Scp complex subunit ScpB: MQMEQIGAVIEALLFSMGEAVTLEKLAEVIEVDKATTQKIIEQLEQKYAAPGSGIHLISLDGAYQLCTKPEYYEYIRKAANKPKNYELTDVLIETLSIIAYKQPITKTHIEAIRGVKSDHAVNKLIEYGLAEEKGRLDGPGKPIVFGTTEAFLRYFGLSSPDELPVLEDTVLNQIRRETENELQMKLEGLEED; encoded by the coding sequence ATGCAAATGGAACAAATAGGCGCAGTTATCGAAGCACTGCTTTTTTCAATGGGGGAAGCAGTTACGCTGGAAAAGCTGGCCGAGGTGATTGAGGTCGATAAGGCGACAACGCAGAAGATTATAGAGCAGCTGGAGCAAAAATATGCCGCCCCGGGCAGCGGGATTCATCTGATTTCACTGGATGGGGCGTATCAGCTTTGCACCAAGCCGGAATATTATGAATATATCAGAAAAGCAGCCAATAAGCCGAAAAACTACGAGCTGACCGATGTTTTGATTGAAACCCTGTCTATTATCGCCTATAAACAGCCGATTACCAAAACTCATATTGAGGCGATTCGCGGTGTCAAGTCCGATCATGCCGTCAATAAGCTGATTGAGTATGGTCTGGCCGAGGAGAAAGGGCGATTGGACGGGCCGGGCAAACCGATTGTTTTCGGCACGACGGAGGCTTTTTTGCGTTATTTTGGTCTGAGCAGCCCGGATGAACTGCCGGTTTTGGAAGATACCGTCCTGAACCAAATCCGCCGGGAAACCGAAAACGAGCTGCAAATGAAGTTAGAGGGCTTAGAAGAAGATTAG
- a CDS encoding segregation/condensation protein A has translation MELELKLEKYEGPLALLLHLIEKNKVSITDIPIVQITDQYMAYIDAMSSGKMEVMSEFIEMAATLLAIKAKMLLPRSKPDAEEEVDPRQELMEQLLEYKKYKAISEKLREYSQSAAKNVFKPPTIPEEILNYTPPVDPEAILANLDFERLYQAFQMVMKRREDKIDPIRAGFSEIPREVVSLEDKMRAIRALRGQGQVSFFELLAQESSWPAMIVAFLAILELMKSGEIRVEQGRLFEDIIILFCPENK, from the coding sequence ATGGAACTGGAACTGAAATTAGAAAAATACGAAGGGCCGCTGGCACTGCTGCTGCATTTGATTGAGAAAAACAAGGTGTCGATTACCGATATTCCGATTGTGCAAATCACTGACCAGTACATGGCTTATATTGATGCCATGTCCTCCGGCAAAATGGAGGTCATGAGCGAGTTTATTGAAATGGCGGCGACGCTCCTGGCAATTAAGGCGAAAATGCTGCTGCCCAGATCCAAACCGGACGCCGAAGAGGAAGTTGATCCCCGGCAGGAGTTGATGGAGCAGCTGCTGGAGTATAAAAAATATAAGGCGATTTCGGAGAAACTGCGCGAGTATTCGCAAAGTGCTGCTAAAAATGTGTTTAAGCCGCCGACGATTCCGGAGGAAATTTTAAACTATACGCCGCCGGTTGACCCGGAGGCGATTCTGGCAAACCTGGATTTTGAGCGGCTGTATCAGGCTTTTCAAATGGTGATGAAGCGGCGGGAGGATAAGATTGACCCGATTCGGGCCGGTTTTTCCGAGATTCCCCGAGAAGTGGTATCGTTAGAGGATAAGATGCGGGCAATTCGCGCTTTACGCGGGCAAGGTCAGGTCAGTTTTTTTGAGCTGCTGGCGCAGGAGTCCAGTTGGCCGGCGATGATTGTGGCCTTTTTGGCGATTTTGGAACTGATGAAGTCCGGGGAGATTCGGGTTGAACAAGGGCGACTGTTTGAGGATATTATTATTCTTTTTTGTCCGGAAAATAAATAA
- a CDS encoding NUDIX hydrolase: MANGFKILKETTVYQGVRAHVVVQEMQLPDGSKANWDMIKHNGAAAVVPVDEDGRIIMTRQYRSSIDGESLEIPAGVLEIVDGGKEDPKHCAARELEEETGYCAEELHYLLSYCSTIGLCDEVIHVYYADHLKKRQQKLDEGEYIEVERYELSDLFDQIERGELTDGKTIAGLLAYERKIRNRKEKRSGCGN, translated from the coding sequence ATGGCAAACGGTTTTAAAATCTTAAAGGAAACAACGGTATATCAAGGTGTCAGGGCGCATGTGGTGGTACAGGAAATGCAGTTGCCGGACGGCTCGAAGGCCAACTGGGATATGATTAAGCACAATGGCGCGGCGGCAGTCGTGCCGGTTGACGAGGATGGACGGATCATTATGACCCGCCAGTACCGGAGCAGCATTGACGGGGAAAGTCTGGAGATTCCGGCCGGGGTGCTGGAGATTGTGGACGGAGGAAAGGAAGACCCAAAACACTGCGCCGCCCGTGAGCTGGAAGAAGAAACCGGTTACTGTGCCGAGGAGCTGCATTATCTGCTGTCGTACTGCTCGACGATTGGGCTGTGCGATGAGGTGATTCATGTCTATTATGCCGATCATTTGAAAAAGCGGCAGCAAAAACTGGACGAAGGGGAGTATATTGAGGTTGAGCGCTATGAGTTAAGCGATTTGTTTGACCAGATTGAGCGGGGAGAACTGACTGACGGCAAAACGATCGCCGGGCTTTTGGCCTATGAACGGAAGATCAGAAACAGGAAGGAGAAGCGGAGTGGATGCGGTAATTAA
- a CDS encoding adenylosuccinate lyase: MTDYQTYTTPLTGRYASREMQYLFSPEKKFKTWRRLWIILAETEKELGLAITADQIAELKEFAEDINFSVAEEYEKKVRHDVMSHVYAYGDQAVSARGILHLGATSCYVGDNTDLLLMKEGLELLRRKIVNILSFLKEFALKYRELPTLGFTHFQPAQLTTVGKRATLWMQDLVSDLEDLNYCLESLKLRGAKGTTGTQATYLTLFDNDYEKVRELDRRVCQKMGGLLPYPVTGQTYSRKVDTKVLNVLAGIAQSAHKFTNDLRLLQSLKELEEPFAKDQIGSSAMAYKRNPMRCERMAGLARHVIAQVMNPAMTAAEQWLERTLDDSANRRLSVPEAFLATDAILETYMNVADGLVVYENVIRSHVAAELPFMATEMILMEGVKRGGDRQTLHEVIRVKSMEAAAVVKMDGQPNDLLERLAASGQIPLTLEEMKELLSPENFIGAAALQVNDFIGEVIDPILTEHKSELGLSGQVLV; this comes from the coding sequence ATGACGGATTATCAAACCTATACCACTCCTTTAACCGGACGCTATGCCAGCCGGGAAATGCAGTATCTTTTTTCGCCGGAAAAGAAGTTTAAGACATGGCGCCGGCTTTGGATTATTTTGGCGGAAACGGAAAAAGAACTGGGACTGGCGATTACGGCCGATCAGATTGCCGAGTTAAAAGAGTTTGCCGAGGATATCAATTTTTCGGTGGCCGAGGAATATGAAAAAAAAGTGCGGCATGATGTGATGAGCCATGTCTATGCTTACGGTGATCAGGCGGTCAGTGCGCGGGGAATCCTGCATTTGGGGGCGACCAGCTGCTATGTCGGCGATAATACTGATTTGCTCCTGATGAAAGAGGGACTGGAGTTGCTGCGCCGAAAAATCGTTAATATTTTATCTTTCTTAAAAGAGTTTGCGCTCAAATACCGGGAGCTGCCGACCCTCGGCTTCACTCATTTTCAGCCGGCCCAGCTGACAACTGTCGGCAAGCGGGCGACGCTGTGGATGCAGGATTTAGTTTCGGATTTGGAGGATTTGAATTACTGTCTGGAGAGCCTTAAGCTGCGCGGCGCTAAGGGAACGACCGGTACGCAGGCCACCTATTTAACCCTGTTTGACAATGATTATGAAAAAGTAAGAGAACTGGATCGCCGGGTTTGTCAAAAGATGGGCGGATTGCTGCCCTATCCGGTAACCGGTCAGACCTATTCCCGCAAAGTGGATACCAAGGTCTTAAATGTATTGGCCGGCATCGCTCAATCGGCGCATAAGTTTACCAATGACCTGCGTCTGCTGCAAAGTTTAAAAGAGCTGGAAGAACCCTTTGCCAAAGATCAGATTGGTTCGTCGGCCATGGCGTATAAAAGAAACCCGATGCGCTGCGAGCGGATGGCGGGGCTTGCCCGGCATGTGATTGCGCAGGTCATGAATCCGGCCATGACGGCTGCTGAGCAATGGCTGGAGCGAACTTTGGACGACAGCGCCAACCGGCGGCTGTCGGTGCCGGAAGCTTTTCTGGCAACGGATGCGATTTTGGAAACCTATATGAATGTAGCCGATGGGCTGGTAGTGTATGAAAATGTAATTCGGTCGCATGTGGCGGCAGAACTTCCTTTTATGGCAACGGAAATGATCTTAATGGAGGGCGTTAAGCGTGGCGGCGACCGGCAGACGCTGCATGAAGTCATCCGGGTCAAGTCAATGGAAGCGGCGGCCGTTGTAAAAATGGACGGACAGCCGAATGACCTGCTGGAGAGGCTGGCGGCATCCGGTCAAATTCCGCTGACATTAGAAGAGATGAAAGAACTCCTTAGTCCGGAAAACTTTATCGGGGCGGCGGCGCTTCAAGTGAATGATTTTATCGGGGAAGTGATCGATCCGATTTTGACCGAACATAAGAGCGAGTTGGGCTTAAGCGGGCAAGTGCTGGTTTAA
- a CDS encoding aspartate aminotransferase: MKQKYSERALAVAPSMTLEITARAAELKNSGADLISFGAGEPDFDTPAAIKQAAIGAVEGGFTKYTATAGIPALRQALADKLKRDNNLEYAANQIIVTNGGKQAIYNALQAILNPGEEVILFAPYWLSYPEMIKMAGGQPVVLPTCLEEKYLPDLDKLERLITPKTKAILFNSPCNPTGAVYPEEVLRGLAELAVRHDLWVLSDEIYEKLVYNGKKHISIASLGEDIFRRTIVLNGFSKAYAMTGWRFGYAAGEKEVIAIMTRLQSHQTSNVNSITQKAALAAFSSTEFPAMYEAFDKRRQFMVNYLRSIPQVRFAEPDGAFYVLLDVREFLAKRGITAAEMAKDLLEKQFVAVVPADDFGILGHIRLSYPIDTAKIEVGLSRLKKYLLTV, translated from the coding sequence ATGAAGCAAAAATATTCCGAAAGAGCTTTGGCGGTCGCACCGTCAATGACATTGGAAATCACGGCCAGAGCGGCTGAATTAAAAAACAGCGGAGCGGATTTAATCAGCTTCGGTGCCGGTGAGCCGGACTTTGACACGCCGGCGGCGATTAAACAGGCGGCGATAGGAGCCGTTGAAGGGGGATTTACCAAATATACCGCTACTGCCGGAATCCCGGCTCTGCGTCAGGCTTTGGCCGATAAGCTGAAAAGGGATAACAATCTGGAGTATGCAGCCAATCAGATTATTGTTACCAATGGCGGCAAACAGGCGATTTATAATGCCTTGCAGGCGATTTTAAATCCCGGCGAGGAAGTGATTTTATTTGCGCCGTATTGGCTGAGTTATCCGGAAATGATTAAAATGGCCGGCGGTCAGCCGGTGGTTCTGCCGACCTGTTTAGAGGAAAAATATTTGCCTGACCTTGATAAGCTGGAGCGGTTGATTACACCGAAAACCAAGGCAATCCTCTTTAATTCCCCCTGCAATCCGACCGGTGCGGTTTATCCGGAGGAAGTTTTAAGAGGCCTGGCTGAGCTTGCCGTTCGTCATGATTTGTGGGTGCTGTCCGATGAAATTTATGAAAAACTGGTTTATAACGGCAAAAAGCATATCAGCATCGCTTCGCTGGGAGAGGATATTTTCCGGCGCACCATTGTTCTTAACGGTTTTTCTAAGGCATATGCCATGACCGGCTGGCGCTTTGGCTATGCGGCCGGAGAGAAAGAAGTGATTGCCATTATGACCCGGCTGCAAAGTCACCAAACCTCCAATGTCAATTCCATTACCCAAAAAGCAGCGCTGGCGGCCTTTTCCAGTACGGAGTTTCCGGCTATGTATGAGGCTTTTGACAAAAGGCGGCAGTTTATGGTAAACTATTTGCGAAGCATTCCGCAGGTTCGTTTTGCGGAACCGGACGGGGCGTTTTATGTGCTGCTGGATGTGCGGGAGTTTTTGGCTAAGCGCGGCATCACCGCGGCGGAAATGGCTAAGGATTTGCTTGAAAAGCAATTTGTGGCAGTGGTACCGGCGGATGATTTCGGCATCTTGGGGCATATCCGCTTATCCTATCCGATTGACACCGCTAAGATCGAAGTCGGCCTAAGCCGCTTGAAAAAATATTTGCTTACCGTTTAG